Below is a genomic region from Enterobacter hormaechei subsp. xiangfangensis.
CGTCTGGACACGCTGGATAAAGTGCGTGATGCGGGGATCAAGGTCTGTTCCGGCGGGATCGTGGGACTGGGCGAGACGGTAAAAGATCGTGCCGGCCTGCTGTTACAGCTGGCAAACCTGCCGACCCCGCCGGAAAGCGTGCCCATCAACATGCTGGTGAAGGTAAAAGGCACGCCGCTGGCGGATAACGAGGACGTGGATGCCTTCGATTTCATCCGCACCATCGCGGTGGCGCGCATCATGATGCCGACCTCTTACGTTCGCCTCTCTGCCGGTCGCGAGCAGATGAGCGAGCAGACCCAGGCGATGTGCTTCATGGCCGGGGCCAACTCCATCTTCTACGGCTGTAAACTGCTGACCACGCCAAACCCGGAAGAGGACAAAGATGTCCAGCTGTTCCGCAAGCTGGGGCTGAACCCACACCAGACCGGGGTACAGGCGGGGGATAACGAGCAACAGCAGCAGCTGGAGCAGCAGATTTTTAACGCCGACACCGACCAGTTCTACAACGCGGCAGCCGTATGACCTGGCAGGCACGTATCAGGACCGCGCTCGACGAGCGGCGGGCGGCGGATGCGTTTCGGGTGCGCAGGGTAGTGGAAAACGGTGCAGGCCGTTTTCTCACCCGGGAAGGAGAGCGGTTCTGTAATTTCTCCAGCAACGATTATCTGGGACTGAGCCAGCACCCGCAGATCGTTCGCGCCTGGCAGCAGGGCGCGGATCGTTACGGCGTGGGCAGCGGCGGCTCCGGGCACGTCAGCGGCTACACCACGGCGCATCAGGCGCTGGAGGAAGAGCTGGCCGACTGGCTGGGCTACCCGCGGGCGCTGCTGTTTATCTCCGGTTTTGCCGCGAATCAGGCGGTGATTGCCGCCCTGATGGGCAAAGATGACCGCATCGTCGCGGACCGCCTGAGCCACGCGTCTCTGCTTGAAGCGGCCAGTCTCAGCCCGGCGCAGCTGCGGCGTTTTGCCCATAACAATGCCTCTCAGCTGAACGTTCTGCTGGGTAAACCCTGTTCTGGGCTTCAGCTGGCGGTGACGGAAGGGGTATTCAGCATGGACGGCGACAGCGCGCCCCTTGCCACCTTGCATGACGTCGCAAAACAGCAGAACGCCTGGCTGCTGGTCGACGATGCCCACGGCATTGGCGTCACCGGCGAGGAGGGGCGCGGAAGCGCGCACCAGCAACGCGTCAGGCCGGAACTGCTGGTGGTCACCTTCGGCAAAGGCTTCGGCGTCAGCGGCGCCGCGGTGTTGTGCAGCGAGCCGGTGGCCGATTACCTGGTGCAGTTCGCCCGTCACCTGATCTACAGCACCAGCATGCCCCCGGCGCAGGCCGTGGCGCTCTCTGCGTCGCTTGCGGTGATCCGCGGCGAAGACGGCGCTGAACGCCGGGCGCGCCTGGCCGACCATATTCAGCGTTTTCGCCGGGGGATAAGCGAGCTGTCTTACCGGCTTACCGACTCGCACAGCGCCATTCAGCCCGTAATTGTGGGTGAAAACCATCGGGCGCTGATGGTGGCACAGGCGCTACGAGAACGCGGGCAGTGGGTCACGGCGATCCGCCCACCCACCGTGCCACCAGGCACCGCGCGCTTGCGTCTGACGCTCACGGCAGAGCATGAGCCGCAGGATATCGATACGCTTCTGGAGGCACTGTATGTCTCTCGTCAATAAACAGGCCGTTGCCGCCGCGTTTGGCCGGGCAGCGCAAAGCTATTCACAGCACGATGAGCTGCAACGCCTGAGCGCCCGCGGGCTGCTGGCCGCGCTCGGTGACGGGCGTTTTGCGCAGGTGCTCGACGCAGGCTGCGGGCCAGGCGGCAATAGCCGTTACTGGCGCGCAACAGGTAGCCACGTCACGGCGCTGGATTTATCCGCGCAGATGCTGGATGAAGCCCGCCAGCAGCTGTCAGCAGACCGTTATCTGGTGGCCGATATCGAGGCCATCCCGCTGGAGGATGCGCTGTTTGACCTCGTCTGGAGCCATCTGGCGGTGCAGTGGTGCGCCAGCCTGCCGCAGGCCCTACGCGAGTTATACCGCGTGGCGCGGCCCGGCGGAGCGGTGGCCTTTACCACCCTGCTGGAAAGTTCGTTGCCGGAGCTGAATCAGGCGTGGAGGGCAGTGGATGCACAGCCTCATGCCAACCGGTTTCTCTCGCACGAACAGGTCACTCAGGCGCTGGCAGGCTGGCGCTATCGCAGCGTGGTCCAGACCGTCACCCTCGAATTTAGCGATGCGTTAAGCGCCATGCGATCGCTTAAGGGCATAGGCGCGACGCACCTGCACGCCGGACGGGAGAAGAAACCCCTTACCCGCGGACAACTCCAGCGTCTCGAGCTGGCCTGGCCGCAGGAGCGGGGCCGGTTCCCGCTCTCTTATCATCTTTTTCATGGGATTATTGAACGTGACTGAACGTTATTTTGTTACCGGCACGGACACTGAAGTCGGTAAAACGGTTGCCAGCGCCGC
It encodes:
- the bioB gene encoding biotin synthase BioB: MAHHARWTMSQVTELFNKPFLELMFEAQQVHRQHFDPRHVQVSTLLSIKTGACPEDCKYCPQSARYKTGLESERLMEVEQVLDSARKAKNAGSTRFCMGAAWKNPHDRDMPYLEQMVKGVKEMGLEACMTLGTLNEEQAQRLSAAGLDYYNHNLDTSPEFYGNIITTRTYQERLDTLDKVRDAGIKVCSGGIVGLGETVKDRAGLLLQLANLPTPPESVPINMLVKVKGTPLADNEDVDAFDFIRTIAVARIMMPTSYVRLSAGREQMSEQTQAMCFMAGANSIFYGCKLLTTPNPEEDKDVQLFRKLGLNPHQTGVQAGDNEQQQQLEQQIFNADTDQFYNAAAV
- the bioC gene encoding malonyl-ACP O-methyltransferase BioC → MSLVNKQAVAAAFGRAAQSYSQHDELQRLSARGLLAALGDGRFAQVLDAGCGPGGNSRYWRATGSHVTALDLSAQMLDEARQQLSADRYLVADIEAIPLEDALFDLVWSHLAVQWCASLPQALRELYRVARPGGAVAFTTLLESSLPELNQAWRAVDAQPHANRFLSHEQVTQALAGWRYRSVVQTVTLEFSDALSAMRSLKGIGATHLHAGREKKPLTRGQLQRLELAWPQERGRFPLSYHLFHGIIERD
- the bioF gene encoding 8-amino-7-oxononanoate synthase translates to MTWQARIRTALDERRAADAFRVRRVVENGAGRFLTREGERFCNFSSNDYLGLSQHPQIVRAWQQGADRYGVGSGGSGHVSGYTTAHQALEEELADWLGYPRALLFISGFAANQAVIAALMGKDDRIVADRLSHASLLEAASLSPAQLRRFAHNNASQLNVLLGKPCSGLQLAVTEGVFSMDGDSAPLATLHDVAKQQNAWLLVDDAHGIGVTGEEGRGSAHQQRVRPELLVVTFGKGFGVSGAAVLCSEPVADYLVQFARHLIYSTSMPPAQAVALSASLAVIRGEDGAERRARLADHIQRFRRGISELSYRLTDSHSAIQPVIVGENHRALMVAQALRERGQWVTAIRPPTVPPGTARLRLTLTAEHEPQDIDTLLEALYVSRQ